One genomic window of Caldivirga maquilingensis IC-167 includes the following:
- a CDS encoding aspartate aminotransferase family protein translates to MLNLQDRVQELVKRLEAEYSAKTSKSAEFFRRASRVLPGGTTYQVRFFKPYPIYVTKAKGVLVWDLDGNSYVDFWMGHGAHIMGHSPDFIIKAVNEATLNGTHLGYPNTLEVEYAELLTKVVPNAEMVRFSNSGTEANMYAVRLARAYTGRRYIIKIEGGWHGGYDALHVGVNPPFEGPESLGLPEEHIKYTLVVPYNDLNALEKALKTHDVAAVIIEPVLGSGGCIEPQPNYLRGVRELTSEYGSLLILDEVITGFRLALGGGQEYFNVKADIVTLGKIVGGGYPGAGAIVSNAEVMELLNQVKRPDAKSRSFHGGTFTGNIVTLTAGYTLVNYLSSNRGVYEQLNSLWDWARRRMNEVCETHDRLCWVTGVGSMIGIHFTRSKPVNVREAYQLRINEQLYDLMHLYMRINNILYMTEHMSHLLPSILHTREHAQKLIDSLDNMLSMITSK, encoded by the coding sequence ATGCTGAATTTACAGGATAGGGTTCAGGAATTGGTAAAGAGACTTGAGGCGGAGTACTCGGCTAAGACCAGTAAGTCAGCTGAATTCTTCAGGAGAGCTTCCAGGGTGCTTCCAGGTGGTACTACTTACCAGGTAAGATTCTTTAAACCATACCCAATCTACGTCACTAAGGCTAAGGGTGTCTTAGTATGGGACTTGGATGGTAATTCCTACGTCGACTTCTGGATGGGCCATGGAGCCCATATAATGGGTCATTCACCTGACTTCATTATTAAGGCTGTTAATGAGGCTACGTTAAATGGAACACACCTAGGCTACCCCAACACCCTTGAGGTGGAGTACGCTGAATTACTAACTAAGGTTGTGCCCAATGCTGAAATGGTCAGGTTCTCAAACAGCGGTACTGAAGCCAACATGTACGCTGTTAGGCTTGCCAGAGCCTACACTGGTCGTAGATACATTATTAAGATTGAGGGTGGTTGGCACGGTGGCTACGATGCACTACACGTTGGTGTTAACCCACCCTTCGAGGGCCCTGAGAGCCTGGGCTTACCCGAGGAGCACATTAAATACACCCTGGTGGTTCCTTACAATGACTTAAACGCCCTTGAGAAAGCCTTGAAGACCCATGATGTGGCGGCAGTAATAATAGAACCAGTGTTAGGCTCAGGGGGTTGTATTGAACCTCAGCCCAATTACCTACGTGGTGTCAGGGAGTTAACCAGTGAGTATGGTTCATTACTCATACTTGATGAAGTGATAACTGGGTTCAGGCTTGCTCTGGGTGGTGGGCAGGAGTACTTTAACGTTAAGGCTGATATAGTTACCCTGGGTAAAATAGTTGGAGGCGGGTACCCAGGTGCTGGTGCAATAGTATCTAATGCAGAGGTGATGGAGCTTCTTAACCAGGTTAAGAGACCAGACGCTAAGTCGAGGAGCTTCCACGGTGGCACATTCACAGGCAACATAGTTACCTTAACTGCAGGCTATACGTTAGTTAACTACCTTAGCAGTAATAGGGGGGTTTATGAGCAGTTGAATTCACTGTGGGATTGGGCTAGGAGGAGGATGAATGAGGTTTGTGAGACTCATGATAGGTTATGTTGGGTCACTGGGGTGGGTAGTATGATTGGGATTCACTTCACTAGGAGTAAGCCGGTTAACGTTAGGGAGGCTTACCAGCTTAGGATTAATGAGCAGTTATATGATTTAATGCACTTGTACATGAGGATTAACAACATATTATACATGACTGAGCACATGTCTCACCTACTGCCATCAATACTACACACTAGGGAGCATGCTCAAAAACTCATTGACTCCCTAGATAACATGCTAAGCATGATAACCTCCAAGTAG
- a CDS encoding DUF2175 domain-containing protein: protein MAEWKCMVCGGNVVDGQLFTFIKGGPIHWSCLVKAINDKFNGKVPSDVLAILTINRHIHEGIVLAKESEQVISDDSVKQVISSRRKLLEGEAAKLNVDMLKLIESKYGVNIP, encoded by the coding sequence ATGGCTGAGTGGAAGTGCATGGTATGCGGTGGTAATGTTGTGGATGGTCAATTATTCACCTTCATTAAGGGTGGTCCCATTCACTGGTCCTGCCTAGTTAAGGCTATTAATGATAAGTTTAATGGTAAGGTGCCTTCAGATGTATTGGCTATCTTAACCATTAATAGGCATATTCATGAAGGCATAGTGCTAGCTAAGGAGAGTGAGCAGGTGATTTCCGATGACTCAGTTAAACAGGTAATAAGCTCTAGGCGTAAACTACTGGAGGGTGAGGCTGCTAAGCTCAATGTGGATATGCTTAAGTTAATTGAGAGTAAGTATGGTGTTAATATTCCGTAG